The sequence below is a genomic window from Mus musculus strain C57BL/6J chromosome 4, GRCm38.p6 C57BL/6J.
GTTTTTTGGTTCTTCATTTTAGAAAAGGTTGGATTGTCTGAAAAGCCTGGATCTGTTTGGCTGTGAGGTCACTAACCGGAGTGATTACCGAGAAACTGTCTTCAGGCTCCTGCCCCAGCTGTCCTATCTGGATGGCTATGACCGAGAGGACCAGGAAGCACCTGACTCAGATGTGGAGGTGGATAGTGTAGAGGAAGCCCCCGACTCAGATGGAGAGGTGGATggtgtggacaaagaggaagaggatgaaggtgGGTAGACTGGGCATCCTTTGACCTGACTTCTGCTCTTCCACAGTCCTGTTGGGTGCTTCTGCTCAGTGTCCTTGAGTGTGAGTGGGTATGCATGAgtgggtgtgtgcgtgcatgagtgTGTTTATAAACTCTGGACATTTAACCCTAAAATGCTCAGAAATGAAATGGTTTTATTAGCAAGTGGGTATTGTATATCTATTTGGTCAGTAGCTATTTCACACAAGCCACTAGAATCCTTTCTGTGCTTAGAGTTCATCATTTTCTTGTCTCCCTGGCTCTGCCTGCTGTCCTCCCGAGCTCAGTGCCTGAGCTACAAACTTCAAGATATATTCTtagttgttctttctctctctctctctctctctctctctctctctctctctctctcttctctctctctttcttaatttATAAAAGCATGATCTCAAGTATACGTGGAATTAATGGAAAGAGATGTTTTTCAGGTGTGTGTAGTGGCACACTTACAGAGTTCGGTTCACAAGTTGAGCTGTTCTTATTAATCAAAATTTTTTGAAAGCTTAGgtgtctttatttatatttttgagtgaGTTTGGGTAAAGTCTTAATTGAAAGCTaatcatttgtgtttgttttgatttttgagacagggtttctctgtataaccctggctgtcctgaaactcaatatgtagatcaggctggcctcaaacccagaattccacctgcatctacctcccaagtgctggggtaaaGGCGTGTACAATCACCGCCAAgcttacatgcctttaatctagaACATACAAGATAGCAATGGCCAAGAacgcaaagaaggaaaaacattgTTGGAtgttgtcttacttagggttttactgatgtgaagagacactgtgaccatggcatgtattaaaaggaaaacatttaattggggctagcttacagtgcaaaggtttagtccattttttaGGGTTTCTctataaccttggctgtcctagaactcactctgtaagaatagctggccttgaactcacagaaatccacctgcttctgcctcccacgtgctgggattggTTATGCTCATCCTTAGTAACTCCTTTTTTGGGGGACTGTTTAGAaggagaggatgaagaggaagaggaagatgaggatggtgaggaagaagaagatgaagacgaAGAAGATGAGGATGAAGATGAGGATGTAGAAGGAGAAGATGATGAGGATGAAGTCAGCGGGGAGGTGAATACAACTGTTTTCTTCCCTATCTGTGTAAAGACAAAGGTGGGCAAAGGATAATGGTGGCAGCTTTTGTCTTGAAATAAGGGAACGGTGCTACCTGGATTCAGCACTCACCTCTGAGTTAGCATTCACATTGCCAAAGAAAAGGGGGTGTGTTCAAAGTACTGAGAACTGCTGAGTTGTGTGGTTCACGGCTAAATGTACTTCTGCCTTGAGAGAGCAACTAAGTTTTGTGTAAGGAAAAGAGTACATGCCTATAAGCAGGGAAGATCACCCACCACCTCAAAACCAGACTGGAACTAGACTATCTTCAAAACCATGTGCACAAGTTCCTGGGTTACATCTGTACCCTCCGTATAAAGTATATGACTACAGCAAGAAATAATGTCCAAACTAGTCCTGAAATGTAAAATGGTAAAGACATGTgttgaattttccttttttttcttttttgagccaGAGCCTTGCAAGTACTCTGTTCTTGGGCTACATActcttttaaggtttattttgtgtgtgtgcgcatttatacacatgcacaccacatgcatgtctgtctgGTGGTCATTGAAGTCAGAAGAGCTTTGGatttccctggggctggagttagaggtggttgtgagccaccagacagGTGCTGGCAGTCAAGCCTGCATCTTCTGGAAGAGTGTTGCAAGGCTCTTGACTGCAGAGCCctctggcacttttttttttttttttttttagctcattAAAGAAGTTCAACCAGCATTTCTGAGCAGGAAAATGTGTAAAAGAACAGCTTTCTCCCTAGTGTTTTGCTATAACTATTTGGAAGAATATTcttctttgcatttttctttttttatgaggaCTTGGTGGGCTTGGTGATTGGGGCCCTATgtgacccaggctagccttgaatcaCTGATCCTCCTGTCCTCTGTATCCAATTGCTAGAATCACAGTTGTGAGATGTGGCAGCTGGTTTTGTTTGTACGGTGTGGTCTAATTCATGACACAGCCTACATGGAGACATAGGGGGCCGATTTTGTGAGTtagtctctcttttctctctctttttttgtttttttttttttgtttttttttttttgttttttgagacagggtgtctctgtgtagccctggctgtcctggaactcactctgtagaccaggctggcctcgaactcagaaattcacctgcctctgcctcccaagtgctgggattaaaggcgtgcgccaccacgcccggcgagttAGTCGCTCTTGATTCTCTCTTTTCATCTCTGGCTTCCAGTGATCCGTCTTAGGTTGCCAGGGTTTTGAAGCCTGTCTTTACTGGTTGAGGCATCTTGCTAGCCCACATGTTTTAGCAGAACCTAATAATGTTACGCAATTGTCTTGTTTAGGAAGAAGAATTTGGACATGATGGGGAAgttgatgaagatgaagaagatgaggaTGAAGATGAGGATGAAGGTGGGTGTGATGCATAGACTGGTTTCCTTCTCATTTAAGGTTAGATGAAAGTGCCCTCTCAAGGTTGTGTTGCTGGGCTTGTCTGAAATTCAGTGTTCCTGCCTTCCCTTCCAGAGTTCTGAGATTCATGGCTCTGTTAGACTTTGGTCACATTGGGCATATGAAGAGCCCTTGACCACTCTGCTCTTCTGGGTACTGATGATCCAGCTCTGAGTTCAGCAGGCATAGAAGGCCAGGCCCATGTAGGAAACCTTCTTTATTGGAGCCATTTGACAGTGCCCATGTCTCATACTAAGCCTCATGGTGGTGTCCTGTTGATCTCTCAGAATAACTTCTGTTAAAGTGGGGAGATAGGATTCCTAGGGTTTTTAAGTCACTTGCCTAAGGTTCACTTGTGAAGGGTGTGGCTTAGAAACAGGCTGGGTAAGCAGAGTTGTTGCTATGTATTAAAACCTCAGTTCGATAGCTGTGCCAGTTGAGGTGCTACCATACCACCTGCCTCTCTGGCCCTGGCGTCCTATGCATTTGGTGCCGTGCAGCACATCGTTAGTGGCTGCCTCGTTAGCAGGGTTAGCGGAGCCCTTCCCATGTTCTTACGCTAGTTTGTTTTTCactgcagaggaggaagaaagtgggaagggtgaaaagagaaagagagaaacagatgaCGAAGGAGAAGATGATTAAGACCCGAAACAACCTGCAAGAAACAGAACTGTTGAGTATTGGTTGGACTGCTCATGGATTTGGTAGCTGTTTTAAAAAGGTAGCTGTGATACAAGCCCCAGGACACCCCCACCCAAAGAGCCAAAGAATAGTTCCCGCGACATTCCGCCTTCCTCCGTTAGCCCCTTGGTAATCCACCACCAAGCCTGGGGACTTCGCCCCAACAAAATTGTAAACGTTGTTAGGTTTTCGTGTAAGACTCTTGCTGTATCGTGACAGCTGTGATTGGTGAGTTGACCGTCCTGGCTGCCAGTTACACTGCGATTGTAACAACATTTTTACTTTCTGTACAACAAGGAAAAGCTTtgtaaataaaatcttaacatTTTGGGTCTGTTTTctcatgcttttctttctttttttttttctttctttttttaaagatattaggACATTTTGTGTGATAACTGCCAAAACCGTATTTTCTAAGACTAAGCAAAATAAATGCATTACTCTTTGGTAAAGCCTAGTTGTACTCTCACATTTCTAAACAAGGCTCCTAACTAGCTTGTGCTGTGTCTGGTACAGAGGTGGGGGGCAGTCTTTGGTATATTAGTGATGAGGAAAGGCAGGATCTTTGACCATCACTATTCGAACTCTCGCTGTTAGTGACCCCGGAGAATAAGTAAGCTACTTCTTAAAAATGGTTTGGAATCTGCAATAGTGGCAGAGCGCCTGCCTGCATGAATAAGTCCCTGGGTCAGCTCCAGCAGCAGAAAATGTCATGCAGCAGTTGAGTAATCTGGAACCCTTGCAAACCAGTACATGCATGTGTCAAGGGGAAAGACCCTACCATGTATTGACTTCTGGGTCCCTTTTAGTGTAAAGTTAAAGGGCTAAGGCCAGATGACTTGACAAGCCTCAGTGTGGGTGACCCATGCTCCCATGGACAGGAAATACTCTAGGTAAAAAAGTAGACCTCACCAAGACTAGAGCATGTGTGTTAGGCTGATGGCTGGCCTGTCTTGACCGCCGCTTGTCAAGACGGGAATTCTGACATAAGCCTTGCCAACAGGCAGCAGGTCTTGTGATCAGCTCAGTCACTCTGAAGGTGGGCACGTGCTCTGTTCTCGTGGGCTTGGGGGGAGAGTGGTGTTCTGCAGTGTGTTAGAATGCTTGCTGCACAATCATGAGGGCCAGGGTTGGGATCCTACTGCCCACATAACAAGCAGGGAGTCCTGCAAAACTGCCTGTGATGGCAGCCCAGGGTATTAGATGCTCTCTCCTGGCCTGTGAACAcaagcttccctccctccctccctccctccccaccacctCCACACAACCTCAGGCACATAGTTTGTAAACCCTGTCAAATACCAAAACCAGAAACTGGGTGATTGTTTTAGAAGTTCATGCAACTTTGCAATGTCTGCCCTCGGGTGTGTCAGGCTCCTTAACTAGCAAGAAGTTAGCTTATAGAGAAAAGTCAGCCTTCAGTGTTCACAGTAAGAAGAAacggcagggctggagagatggcttagtggttaggagAACTTGGAGAGGGCCAgtgttgggttcccagcacccatgtgattgCTCACAACTGTCCCATGACTGCAGACACTAGGTACACAAGTGCATACAAGACCGCATACACAAAATCTTTTAGAAACAGAATAGGGAGGGCCTGAGACAAGGAAGGGCCATAGCAAATAGGTGAGAGGTGGTAGGGTGGGGTTGATAAGAACCTAAGATTTGACCAGGGACTTGGAATAGAGGGgttggcaggtggtgctggggACCAGGTTGGATCCTTGCTACATGTTGGTCAAGGCTTTCCTGCATTTACTGTGGTATTTGGCCGCTTATGGCCATTCAGATTTTAGAGTCATCCTTAAGCCAGGACTTGGTTTCTGTCTTGATTTTCCTTTAAAACCAGGTCTACCAGAAGCCTCTTGATGTGATTGTAACATGAATGGGATTTAAGGCGCAGCTACCCTTTGCTGAAGAAAGTCATGAAGTTCTAGGAAGGAAGTGTTATGGGGAAACCATCATGGAGTGGCTTTTCTTCCAGCAGCTAGGAAATAGAAAGTCTGTGCTGGTTGGGAGCTGTGATGGCTAGCAGACCTGGCTTGTTGCAGTGGGCCCCTGGAGATCTAACTAACCATGGGCGTGCTTGAGTAAAATGCCAGCAGAGGTGAGGGGATAACTGAGACCTGTTGGAAGGACTTAGGTAAAAGGTCTGCCGTATACAAACCCTGTGTTCCTACCATGGCTGAACTGCTACAGGAATCCAGCCGCAGGGGTGATGTGTAGGAACTACAATCTTCCAGAGGATGGTGTAGATGCCGGAAACCCACATAATGATGACTCTTCAGGCTTGTACAATGAACAGCCGTCTGTCAGCCCTACACTCAGGCTTTGGGTACGATGGAACCTTCTTCGGTATTCCTTCCTGTTGAGGTGTACCACCCTAGCATCACAAGGGCTGTACAACCCGACCAAACACTGCCCTTTTCTGTGACCTTCAGCTTTCACACAGCCCTGTCAGGTTGTGCTGACATCAATTTTAATGAGGCTGATGATACTGCTGTGGTGAAGGTTTGGAAAGGAGTCAAGTtaccagcctgcttcaaggctgccAAGGAGTTGCAGGAAAACCAACATTGCAGTAAGCACAAAAGTCCTTCCCAGATCTGATGAAGGGATGGGAAGGCTGGGGGTTGTTTTCCCATAGAGGAAGGGGCTTGAAGACTGGGCGTATGTGTGAGCACTGTCCTCCAGTCTGGAGAAGCAAGGTCTCAGTGCCAGCGTGCTGAGTGTCGGACCCCTCAAACCACTTCCTCTTGAGCTAATAGATATTCCAGAGCTGTCCAGGACCCAGTGCAGACCATTCTGGATTCTGCCTGTCCAGCAGCGGGGGGATTTCTAGTGCCCTTCCCGCTCATCCAGAAGAGCAGCTAAGAGTTTCGGTTAGTGGGGGATATCACCTAAGCTTGAGTCTCACTGGGGAGAAAGGCAGGTCAGAAGTGGGTGGCCAGAAGACAAGACCAGACAAGGGCTGTGCTCTCCCCCAGCCTCCACCCCTCCTCCACACTAACCTACCCGCACCTCCTCCTCACTGACCCAGGGTGAAAGAGAATTTAGCATCACCAGTTAAGTTCATTGTGCTTATCTGTTGGGATTCTGGGCATAAATTAGCATGAACCGGATATTCTTTAACAGGTTGGCGAACAGGAGAAGGTGACTGGATCCTTGAGAATAATCTTAGCCTACCACTTCCCTGTAAACAATTAGTGAATCCCATTTGAGGTGCTGAAACAGACTTTCAAGGTAGCCACCTGGCCAGCTGATCGAAGATTCCAACTCAGCGCTCCATAATCCAAATTTGTTGCTTGGGCTCCTGGCTTCTGGgtcaattctttttgttttgttttggaggctgggtttctctctgtagccctggctgtcctgaaacgtactttgtagagcaggctggtcttgaactcagagatctcctgcctctgcctcctgagtgctgagatcacaggtgtgtgctgtCATGCCTGGCTCTGACTCAGTTCTGATGAGAAAGTTCTAGGGCTTTTTGTAATTAATGAATGAGGATGGATTTATGTTGCCCACGCTTTCAGATTTTGGCTCGTAATCTTTACTCTGTTGACACAGGGCCCTGGTGAACCTTAAG
It includes:
- the Anp32b gene encoding acidic leucine-rich nuclear phosphoprotein 32 family member B isoform X1, giving the protein MDGKIEGLTDEFVNLEFLSLISVGLFSVSDLPKLPKLKKLELSENRIFGGLDRLAEELPSLTHLNLSGNNLKDISTLEPLKRLDCLKSLDLFGCEVTNRSDYRETVFRLLPQLSYLDGYDREDQEAPDSDVEVDSVEEAPDSDGEVDGVDKEEEDEEGEDEEEEEDEDGEEEEDEDEEDEDEDEDVEGEDDEDEVSGEEEEFGHDGEVDEDEEDEDEDEDEEEEESGKGEKRKRETDDEGEDD
- the Anp32b gene encoding acidic leucine-rich nuclear phosphoprotein 32 family member B, which translates into the protein MDMKRRIHLELRNRTPAAVRELVLDNCKAMDGKIEGLTDEFVNLEFLSLISVGLFSVSDLPKLPKLKKLELSENRIFGGLDRLAEELPSLTHLNLSGNNLKDISTLEPLKRLDCLKSLDLFGCEVTNRSDYRETVFRLLPQLSYLDGYDREDQEAPDSDVEVDSVEEAPDSDGEVDGVDKEEEDEEGEDEEEEEDEDGEEEEDEDEEDEDEDEDVEGEDDEDEVSGEEEEFGHDGEVDEDEEDEDEDEDEEEEESGKGEKRKRETDDEGEDD